The nucleotide window GTCACTCAAATTGTTGAAGCTCTAGAATCAGTTGCCAAATATAAACCGGTCACCATTGAAGCAATTTATGGTGGTGTGCCTATGATGAATCAAGAAAGAAAACTGAGAAAAGGTGTACAAATTGTAGTTGGTACAACCGGTCGTGTTATGGATCATGTACGTCGTGGCACCTTAAAATTAAATACACTCACAACATTAGTACTTGATGAAGCTGATATCATGCTTGATATGGGATTCAAAGAGGATATTGATTTTATTTTATCTCGTGCGCCAAAAAAACGAAGCATTTGGTTGTTTTCAGCAACAGTTAAGGCGGGGATTAAAGAGATTAAAGCCGCACATATGCATGATGTTGAAGTTATTTCTGTGAGTCCTAAAGCGGTTACTACAAAAAATACACAGCAATTTTATTCTATAGTTCCATCAAGAGATCGTGTGACAGCAATTTCACGTTTTATTGATTGTGCCCCGGACTTTTATGGTATCATTTTTACTGAAACAAAAGCATTGGCAGCAGAATTGCCACAACAGTTGGCAAAGCGTGGTTACAAAGTTGATGCATTACATGGTGATATGAGCCAAGTATTGCGTAATAAAGTTATTAGTAAGTTTAAGCGTAAAGATATTACTATTTTAGTGGCAACTGATGTTGCAGCCCGTGGTATTGACGTTGCCGGTTTGACTCATGTTATTAACTATTCATTACCGCGCGATCAAGAAAGTTATGTTCACCGTATTGGTAGAACAGGACGTGCAGGAAAACAAGGTATTGCTATCTCATTTATAAATCGAAGTGAGATTGGTCGTCTAAAACGATTAGCTAAAAAATTCACGTCAGAAATCAGTCAGCTTGAAGTGCCAACTTTTGAGCAAGTATTTGATGTTCGTATAAAACAAGCATTGGCATCTTTGGAATCAAAAGATGAAAAAAAAGTATCATCTGATATGGAAAAACGTTTACGTCCATTAATTGAATCGTATTCAAAAGATGCATTAGTAGACGGCATGCTTCAGTTCCTTTCAGATAAATTTGGTAAATTCGATTCACATAAAAAAGATATCACAGCACCTCAAGAAACTACTTCACGTTCTTATAATAGAGATGCAAGAGATTCATACGAAATTGCTGACAATATGTGCGAATTAATGCTCAATGTTGGAACGATGGATGGCGTTAGTCAAGAGGATGTACTTCAATTCATTCTTTCATCAAAAAAAATAAAAGAAAAAGATATTGCAAAATTACGTGTTATTAAAAAGCGTAGTTTTTTCACTGTGCCTGCAGATTGTGCAAGAGCTCTTTTACGTGCATTGGATAAAAAGAAATTTGGTGGTCGTAAAACACGTGTAAGTTTTGCAACAAGCAGATAATGAGTTTTATATTTTAAGTCTATTGTTCCCTGAACTAAAAAATATTTTTTGGTTCGGGGTTTTTTCGTTTTAATACTGTGTTTATTTTGAAATAAAATATTTTTTTTAAGTAAGACACATTTTTAATGATATGCTATAAGCTGTTTTGGATTTGAAACAGTTAAAACAGTAAAGGCTTATTTATGAACCATAGCTTAAAGAAAATTATATGTATGTTTCAATTTTTTATTATGTATTGTGCTTTTGCAATGGATAGAGAAACTATTATTCCAAAGAACGATATAGGCCTTCATGTGACAGCAAAAGGGGTTATGTCTGCTTCAAGTGTTGCTTTAAAAAAACAGACCGAATTGATGCATAATATGTGTCGAAAAAAAAAGCGACGAAAAGCAGATGATGAAGTGGTTCAAATGTTAAAGGGAGATGATATATCGCAAGATCAGTCTATAAATCATGGAAGTTTTTTACAAAATTTAAATCTTTCTGAAACAGAACAGTCAATATATCAGTTGGGTTTTAAAAGAAAAAGAGACGTATTTGGGACTCAAGAAACGGAGGGTGAGGATGTTCAAATGCTTGATGCAGATGATTTGTGTGCCTCATTGGAAAATGATACAGTACTTTTTAAGCAAGTAGGTATACGTTGTAGCCAAGAAATATTTAATTGTGCCGGTAGTACTTTTGCTCATGTTATACAAGATTGTCCTACAGGAGATAGACTAGAGGCTATAAATCAGATTTTCAAAGATTTAGATGCAGATCAAACAGTATTACTTATCAAAGCAATCAGCGCAATTTCAAGGGATAAAAAAGATATAGATGGCTGGCAACAACATCTTTCATTTTTCACATCGAAGCTAGAAAAAGATGATCTTCTATTTTTGCTTAAAAAAGCGAATTATCTTGATATTCCTGCTTTGCAAGAAAAATGTAGTGATTTATTAGTGCAGAATGCATCATATAATTTTAGTGAGATAGTAAAGCTCCCTTATGAATTGGCAGAACCGATTTTAATGTCACGATTTGATTGTTTTGATCGACTTCTTTTAAAACGTGGCGGATTAGTTAAGTTTCAAATTTCAGTATCGGAAAGTATGTCTATTAAAGCCATTGATGAGTTAAATAAACTATATATAGTACAAGATGGTGGACGTTTTTTTTTCTATGATGTTGAAAATGGGATTTATAAAGAAATTTTAATTCCTTGTGACTATACTGATTCGGTTTATTTTGAGGCTAAAAAATGTAGTCTCATGGCTGATGGTCTCATAATAAAGCTATCAAATCGTATATTGAAATATAATTTTTGTACAGATGAGTGTAAGGAATTATTTGTTTTACATGATGATGAACAATTCTACTCTGAGATGTTATTTAATCAAACAAAAACAGGCTTTTTAGTTCGTACATCAGTAAATAAAATATATGTATTAGATTTACAAAGAAAACGCTATCATCAAATTGTTAAAATGGAGGATGACGAATATATAATCAGCTATGCATTTAACGAAGTGGGTGATCACGCAGTAGTTTTAACAAACTTAAGATTAATAAACTATGATATAGAAAAATGTAAACCGGTTATAATGACTGGAATACATATGCGCGAAAGTCCACAAATTGTAATATTTGATTCTTTGCAAAAGCATCTTTTTTTACACTCTAGGAATCATATGTATGCATGTAATATAAAAACTGGTAAATGTGAGCAAATTTTTAATACAAAATTGGGGCAACTTATTAGATATGTTTCATATCAAGGGCAAAAAAATAAGTTATTTATTGAAACTGACCGTAGTGTATACATGTATGATGAACAGGATGGTTCTTCTACTGAACTTTTTTACAAGAATCGTAGTGAACGTATGGGTGAAAGATGTGCAACGCTAAATAAAGAGGGTCGTAGGCTACTGATTCAGACTAATAGACGGGCTTTGCTTTTTGATCTTTTTGATGATGTGTCGCTTATAGGTTCTATTAATTTAGATTTAATGAGATCAGTAATATGTTGTTTAAATAGTTCGGGTGATAAAGTATTGATAAAAGCAAGAAATAAACTTTTTTTATATACCGTTGAAAGTCAGGAATGCCAAAAAAAAATGCAGGTAGGTTTGTATGAAACGCTCAATGCAATGTTTAATCAAAATGGTGATCAAATTTTGATTAGTACCGATAATTGTGTTTTTGTGTATGATATTGATGCGGAACGTTTAATTCCTTTTTTTGAAAAAAAATTAGATGAGGTCTTGCAAGAGGTTTATTTCAGTAAGGATGGAAGTATGATTGTTGTCAAGACGGATAAGCGTTTACTACTTTACAATAGCTATTCAGGTGAATGTAAAGGTGTATTTGCTTTTGGATTAGAAGAATTTTGGAATGATGTTCAATTACATGATTCAGGAAAATCTGTATTAATAAAAACCAATGAACGTTTGCTTAACTGGACTCTTTCAGATATACCGCTATTACAGCAGTTAAACGCTGAACAATGTGATTTTATTACTAAAGCATCACATGCATGGCAATGCAATAAGCCGCATCTTGTAAGATCAGAAGAAGTTCCTATGTATCATAGTTTGCCTGATGTATTCAAGCAAGTACATTTATTTATTTGATAGGTAATCGTGCCACAATTAGTGTGAATCGGTTTAGATATTCATTTTTTGTAATGTGA belongs to Candidatus Dependentiae bacterium and includes:
- a CDS encoding DEAD/DEAH box helicase is translated as MTKFTDLSLSPSMQKALQELGFVSPTEIQEKAIPSLIEKKESDFHGQAQTGTGKTLAFGIPLIERVDPEVKHIQALVIAPTRELVTQIVEALESVAKYKPVTIEAIYGGVPMMNQERKLRKGVQIVVGTTGRVMDHVRRGTLKLNTLTTLVLDEADIMLDMGFKEDIDFILSRAPKKRSIWLFSATVKAGIKEIKAAHMHDVEVISVSPKAVTTKNTQQFYSIVPSRDRVTAISRFIDCAPDFYGIIFTETKALAAELPQQLAKRGYKVDALHGDMSQVLRNKVISKFKRKDITILVATDVAARGIDVAGLTHVINYSLPRDQESYVHRIGRTGRAGKQGIAISFINRSEIGRLKRLAKKFTSEISQLEVPTFEQVFDVRIKQALASLESKDEKKVSSDMEKRLRPLIESYSKDALVDGMLQFLSDKFGKFDSHKKDITAPQETTSRSYNRDARDSYEIADNMCELMLNVGTMDGVSQEDVLQFILSSKKIKEKDIAKLRVIKKRSFFTVPADCARALLRALDKKKFGGRKTRVSFATSR
- a CDS encoding WD40 repeat domain-containing protein; the protein is MFQFFIMYCAFAMDRETIIPKNDIGLHVTAKGVMSASSVALKKQTELMHNMCRKKKRRKADDEVVQMLKGDDISQDQSINHGSFLQNLNLSETEQSIYQLGFKRKRDVFGTQETEGEDVQMLDADDLCASLENDTVLFKQVGIRCSQEIFNCAGSTFAHVIQDCPTGDRLEAINQIFKDLDADQTVLLIKAISAISRDKKDIDGWQQHLSFFTSKLEKDDLLFLLKKANYLDIPALQEKCSDLLVQNASYNFSEIVKLPYELAEPILMSRFDCFDRLLLKRGGLVKFQISVSESMSIKAIDELNKLYIVQDGGRFFFYDVENGIYKEILIPCDYTDSVYFEAKKCSLMADGLIIKLSNRILKYNFCTDECKELFVLHDDEQFYSEMLFNQTKTGFLVRTSVNKIYVLDLQRKRYHQIVKMEDDEYIISYAFNEVGDHAVVLTNLRLINYDIEKCKPVIMTGIHMRESPQIVIFDSLQKHLFLHSRNHMYACNIKTGKCEQIFNTKLGQLIRYVSYQGQKNKLFIETDRSVYMYDEQDGSSTELFYKNRSERMGERCATLNKEGRRLLIQTNRRALLFDLFDDVSLIGSINLDLMRSVICCLNSSGDKVLIKARNKLFLYTVESQECQKKMQVGLYETLNAMFNQNGDQILISTDNCVFVYDIDAERLIPFFEKKLDEVLQEVYFSKDGSMIVVKTDKRLLLYNSYSGECKGVFAFGLEEFWNDVQLHDSGKSVLIKTNERLLNWTLSDIPLLQQLNAEQCDFITKASHAWQCNKPHLVRSEEVPMYHSLPDVFKQVHLFI